The nucleotide window TCCTACGATCCCGACAAGGCCCGCGCGCTGCTGGACGAAGCCGGCTGGACACTGGCGGATGACGGCTTCCGCTACAAGGACGGCAAGCGTCTGGCTCCCGGCATTCTTGCGGCCGGAACATCGGGCTGGCGCTCGCGCCTCGAGGCCATCCAGGGCTACATGAAGCAGGTTGGCATCGACCTGCAGCTGCAGCTGGTCGAGCCCGCCGCGGCGATGGCGCAGATCAACAGCTCCCCGGACTTCGACGGATATGCGCTTTTTGCGCCCTACGCGACGGCCGGCGAAGCGCTGATGGTCTTCCAGTCGGACAATATCCCCGCTCCGAACCGGTTCCACTGGGACAGCGCGGAAACCGACGCTCAGCTGGAAAAGGGCCAGACCGCGCTGTCGGCCAAAGAAAAGAGCGCCGCCTATGCGGCCGTCCAGAAGACCATCGTCGAGGAGGCCCTCGTGATCCCGCTGGTTCACGAGAAGCTGTTCCTGTTCTCCACCGACAGGGTCAAGGGCGTCCGGGTGCACGGCATCTACAACAGCGCGCTCTACAAGGGCCTCGACATCGAGGTCGTGAAATGAGCGATGCGCTGTCGGCTGATTTCAAGCCGGAGCCATACTGGTGGGAAGATGTTCCGCGGCACGCTGCCGCGGAACATCCCCTCCCCGACGAAGCAGATGTCGTCGTTGTCGGGTCTGGTTATGCCGGGTTGTCATGCGCCATCGAACTTGCGCGGCAGGGGCGGTCCGTCACCGTCCTGGAGGCGAGAAGTCTCGGCTTCGGCGCCAGCAGCCGCAGCGTGGGCATGATCGGCGGCCGGTTGCGCCAGTCTTTCCCGGTGCTGTCGAAACGGTTCGGATCCGCGAAGGCGCGGGACCTCCTCGAAGAGACGAGCAAGGCCTACGACTGGTTCCTGAACTTCGTTCCCGGCGAAGGCATCCAGTGCGACCTCAGGCAGTCGGGGCGGCTGATCTGCGCCTGGACCGAAAAGGACCTGGCCGGCATTCGCCGGCAGAGCGAAACGCTGGCGACCTTCGACATCCGTTCGCAGGTGCTCGGAAAGGCCGAGCTGCGAGAACATGTCAGGACGCCGCTCTATCACGGCGCGCTTCTTCTGCCCGATGACGGCGGCGTCCACCCGGCCCGGTATCATGAAGGGCTGCTTGCCGCCGCGGCCCGGCATGGCGTGGCGCTGATCGCGCACACGCCGGTCGTCGGCATCGACAGGACGGGTCCCCGCTTCGTCGTGCGCACGGCGCGCGGGCACATCGCGGCCGCGACCGTCGTCCTGGCCACGAACGCCTATACCGACGCGGCCTTCTCCTGGTTTCGCAAGCGGGTGATTCCGGTCGGCAGCCACATGATGTCGACGCAGCCGCTCGAGGCCTCCGTCCTCGATGCCCTGCTGCCGACGGAAAGCCTGGTGAACGATACGCGCAGCCTTGCCTATGCCATCCGCAAGAGCCCCGACGGTCGCCGGCTCCTGGTCGGCGGCAGGGCCCTGTCGAGAAACAGTTTCGATGCACGCCACGTCGCCATGCGGCTGATGGCCATACTCCGCGAGGTCCTGCCCGACCTGCCGCCCCTGCAGGCGAGCCATGCCTGGGAAGGAAACGTCGCCTTCACAATGGACCGCGTCCCGCATATCGGCGTCCACGACGGTGTTCACTACGTCACCGGCTGCAATGGCTCCGGCGTCGTCATGGCCTCCTATCTGGGCACGCGGATTGCGAAACTGGCCAGTGGCGACGACACGCCGAGCGCCTTCAACGGCAACGCCTTCAAGGCCCCTCCCTTCTACCGCGGCAATGCCTGGTTCATGCCCGTGATCGCCACCGCCATGGGTGTCGACGACCGGCTGCGCGCCCTCCTCAACAGATAGACCGACCATACAGGAAGTGACGAAATGACATTTTCTCTCATCGCCCGGGACGAAGCGACAGGCATGTTCGGGATCGGGATCACCACATCCTCGATCGCGGTTGGCAATCGTTGCCCGTGGGCGCGCGCCAGGGTGGGGGCCGTGACGTCCCAGCACCGCAGCGACATCCGGCTCGGGCCGAAGGGGCTCGACCTGCTGGAGCAGGGCCTCAGCGCCGAGGAGACCGTCAAGCGCCTCATCGACGAGAGCGAGTTTCCCGACCAGCGCCAGGTCGCAGCCATCGACAGGAATGGCGGAACGGCGTTCTACTGCGGTCCGAAAATCCCGTCCATCAATTCGGGGTATCAGGGCAGGAACTGCGTCTCGACCGGAAATGTCATCGCCAATGCCGATGTGCCGAAGGCCATGGTGAAAGCCTATGAGGCGTCGCTGGACCTTGAGTTCGCGGAGCGGCTTCTGGCGGCCATCGACGCAGGGCTCGCCGCCGGCGGCGAGACGCAGCCGCTCTATTCGGCAGCGCTTCTCATCGTCGACGAGCAGGACTGGCCGCTGGTCGACCTGCGTGTCGACTACGAGGCGAGCCCTGAAAAGAAGCTGCGCGCGCTGTGGGAGACCTACAAGCCGCAGACCCAGCATTTCATTACTCAGGTGCTGCGGCCGAACGACGTGAAGCCGTCGGTCCGCGCGACCGAGCCGAGCTGAGCGGGCTCCGTCTTCACAGAGTGTCCGGGAGACCAAACGCATGCTGAGATACGCTCTTCAACGCCTGTTGCTGGCTGTCCCGGTCACCCTCGGGGTGTTGGTGATAGGCTTCATATTGCTGAACCTCGTGCCTTCGGACCCTGCGACGGTGCGCGCAGGGCCCGCGGCCAGCGCCGAAGTCATCGCCCAGATCCGTACGGAGATGGGCCTCGACCGCCCCTTGTGGGAGCAATTCCTGCGATATGTCGGCAACGTCCTGACCGGCGACCTCGGCACCTCGCTCGTCAACAACATGTCGGTCGCGGAAGAGCTGTCCAGGGCATTCGGCGCCACGCTCGAACTCGTCGTCCTGTGCCTGGTCTGGGCCTTGCCGACGGCGATCCTGCTCGGCGTTTTCGCGGCCTCGCGGCGCGGAACGATCTGGGACCGGGTGATCATGGGCGGGTCGGTCGCCGGCGTTTCTCTGCCGGTCTTCCTGATCGGCATGATCCTGCTGTGGGTGTTCGGCTACAAGCTGCAGCTGCTGCCGTTCACGGGCCGGGGCGGCCCCCTCTGGACGCTGGACGGGTTCCGCCACGCGGTTCTTCCATCCGTCTGCCTGGGGCTGATCTTCATCGGTCCCGTGGCGCGCATGACCCGCACGTCGATGCTGGAAACGCTGAAAGCCGACCATGTGCGAACGGCCCGCGCCAAGGGCTTGAGCGAACGCGTCGTGACGTTTCGCCATGGCTTGCGCAATGCCCTGATCCCCGTGACGACGCTTGTCGGCCTGCAGATCGGCTATCTGCTCGGGGGCGCCATCGTCACCGAGACGATCTTCTCCTGGCCGGGCGTCGGACGGCTGGCGGTCGGCGCCATCGTCGCCAACGACATACCCGTCGCGCAGGGCGCCATCATTGCGCTCTCCCTCGGCTTCATCGCCATGAACCTTATCGTTGATCTGCTCTACGCAGTGCTCGACCCAAGGGTGCAAGCGAAATGACTTCTCCCATTTCTTCCCCCGCAGAGGCGGGGTTCCCGGGACGCCACCTGATGGTGTCGCTCGGCCGCGACCCGGTATCGTGCATTGCCCTGGCCATGCTGTCGGCGCTGTTCCTGGGTGCGCTTCTGGCGCCGTGGATCGCACCGTACGATCCCCTCGCAATCGACATGATGAAGGTTCTCAAGGCGCCCTCCTTCGAGCACCTCTTCGGGACCGACGGCCAGGGCCGCGACATCTTCAGCCGCAGCCTTTACGGGCTGAGGGTGACGATCCTGCTGGGCTTCTCGGCAGTTTTCGTAGGCGGAACCGTCGGCACGGTGATCGGCCTGGTCGCCGGCTTCTACCCGAAGTCGGATACGATCCTGATGCGCCTGATGGATGTTATCCTCTCGTTTCCGGCAATCCTGTTCGGCCTCGCCATCGCCGCGATCATCGGTTCGGGAACCACTGCCGTCGTCATCGCGCTTTCGGTGTCGACGACGCCGCTGGTCGCGCGCATCGCGCGCGGTGCCGCGCTGATGGCGCTGGCCCACGACTACGTCAGCAGCGGCCGCGCCATCGGGCTGAACGACTGGGCCCTGCTTTGGCGCTACGTGCTGCCGAACTGCATCTCCACCATCGTGGTGTTCCTGACCCTGCGGCTCGGCCAGGCGATCCTGCTGGGCGCATCCTTGAGCTTTCTCGGCCTCGGGACGCAGCCTCCGCAACCGGAGCTCGGCACCATGGCGGCACAGGGCATCGGGTTCTTCTTCTTTGCCCCCCACGTGACGCTGATCCCGAGCTTCGTGATCTTCTTCCTTGTCCTGTCGATGAACATTCTCGGTGATTCATTGCGCGACATCCTCGATCCGCGCCTGCGAAGCTGAGGGACGACCATGACCAACCATGCAGATATCCCCGCAGCCGCGGCCGCGGCAGGCCCCGTTCTCGACATCCGGGATTTCACCATCGAGCTCGCGACGGGCAAGATGATCTCCCCGATCGTCGAAGGGGCCAGCTTTCAGGTCCATGAAGGCAGGACGCTAGGCATCGTGGGCGAGTCCGGCTGCGGCAAAAGCATGCTCTCGCTCGGGATCATGAAGCTTATCCCCACCCCGCCTGCGAAGATCGCCGGGGGGCAGGTCCTGCTCGACGGAAGCGATCTGGTCCCGCTGTCCGACAAGCAGATGGAGCAGGTGCGCGGCAACCGCATCTCGATGATCTTTCAGGAGCCGATGACGAGCCTGAACCCGGTCTACACGGTGGGCTACCAGATCGGCGAAGCGCTGCGGGCCCATTCCTCGCTCGGTTCCGCCGCGGCGCGCCGGAAGGCCGTCGAGCTGCTGCGCAAGGTCGGCATCCCGAACCCGGAGAAGCGGGTCGACGAATATCCCCACAGTCTTTCGGGCGGAATGCGCCAGCGGGTGATGATCGCGATCGCGCTTGCCTGCGAGCCGCGTGTCCTCATCGCCGACGAGCCGACCACCGCGCTCGACGTGACGATCCAGGCCCAGATCCTCGACCTGATGCGCTCGCTGAAGACGGAGTCGGGCACGGCGATCATGCTCATTTCCCATGACCTCGGCGTCATTGCCGAGATGGCCGACGACGTGATCGTCATGTATGCGGGACGCATCATCGAGCAGGCGCCGGTTCACAGCCTGTTTGCCGCGCCGTCCCATCCCTACACGCAGGGGCTTCTTGCATCCATCCCCGCCGTGGAGGGCGAGCAGCACCGCCTCCAGCCGGTTCCCGGCACCGTGCCGCCGCCGCACGACCGGCCGAAAGGATGCGCTTTCCATCCGCGCTGCAGGTTCAGCGACGACAAATGCCGTGCGGAAAGGCCGCCGCTCGAAGAAAAACGGGCCGGCCACAAGGTTGCGTGCTGGAACGCCGGACCGGGAGCGAGCGCATGACCAAACAGAACGAAACGCCCTTGCTTGAAGTTCGCAACCTGACCAAGCATTTCAACGTCGGCGGGCGCGGCCTGTTCCGCCGCGATACGCAGACGGTGAAGGCGCTCGACGATGTCAGCTTCACGGTCGGCAAGGGCAAGACCTTCGCCATCGTCGGCGAAAGCGGCTGCGGGAAATCCACGCTCGGCCGGAGCCTGCTGAGGCTGGAGCAGCCGACCGCGGGCGAGGTCCGGCTCGACGGGTTGGACGTGACGACGGCGTCGGCGGCAACCCTGCGTGCCATGCGACGCAAGATGCAGATCGTCTTCCAGGACCCGTTTTCCTCGCTGCATCCCAAGATGACCGCCGGTCAGCTGGTCGCCGAGCCGATGCTGCTCCACAGGATCGCGACCCGAAAGGACGTGCGCGAGCGCGTTGCGCGGCTGTTCGACCTCGTCGGGCTGGCGCCCTACCAGATGGACCGTTATCCCCACCAGTTCAGCGGCGGACAGCGCCAGCGCATCGCCATTGCCCGCGCGCTGGCCGTGGACCCGAGCCTGATCGTGTGCGACGAGCCGGTTTCGGCGCTCGACGTCTCGATCCAGGCCCAGATCATCAATCTTCTGACGGATCTTCAGGAAAAGCTCGGGGTCAGCTACGTCTTCATCTCCCACGATCTTGGCGTGGTGCGCTACATCAGCCACGAGATCGCGGTGATGTATCTCGGCAGGATCATCGAGCAGGGGCCGAAGGACGAGCTTTTTGCTTCGCCCAAACACCCCTACACGAAAGCGCTCCTGTCCGCCGTTCCCCGGCCCGACCCTTCGTACCGCTCGCGCCGCATCGTGCTGAAGGGCGATCTGCCGAACCCGCTCGACCCGCCGCCGGGCTGCAGCTTTTCCAGCCGCTGCGCCCATGTCCGCGAGATGTGCCGCGAGGTCGGGCCCGAACTGGAGACGGTCTCCCCGCAGCACCGCGCGGCATGCCATTTCTGGCGCGAAGTGTAGTCTATCCCCGCGCGTGGGGCTGTGAGAAATTCGAGACGGATTTTGCAAAATTCCGTCTCGAAATCGCGAAATTTCGAGACGGGCCTCTCAATCCCGGCACATCGCGTCTCTTCGCCCGAAAAGCTCCGGTCCTGTTGCCGGGACCGGAGAAGGGGCCGGAAACAGGACCGGAGAAAACGGGGATAGAGGAGAAACGCCGCGCGCCGCGCGAGCGGGGATAAGCCGGGCTCAGCCCTGCCAGGTCCACGTCGCCCCGGTGCGCGAGGTGCAGGCGCCGCTGCCGCCGCCGCCGAGAGCGGCCATCAACGGCGCCGGAAGCTGCATCGAGAAATGGTTGACCTCGTGCAGCTCGGTCTCCGACACGACGGTCAGCTCAAGGCGCACGTCGATCTGGCCGGTCGGCCCCATCGACTGCCCGACCAGCGTCGCCTGCCAGCTGCCGGGTCCGGTGCGCGACCACCCGACCTGCATCGGCGCATCGGCCATCAGCGGGCCGGGATGGAACGGATCGGAAAAGGTCATCTCGCGGGTGCCCGAGCGACGTTCGAGGCCCGCACCGCGGATCTGCTCGGCGATCATCGCCGGGCAGCCCTCGACGACGGTCCGGCCGAGCGTCACCGTCCAGCGGCCGTTGCGCGGCTGGATATCCCCGCCCCGACTGGAACCTGTCCCCGCGCCGGCACTCGCGCCTGCGCCAGCACTCGCGCCTGCGCCTGCCGCCGAGGCGGTGCTGCGCGGTGCCGCGGACGGATCCGGCGCGGCGCTGGCCGCCGCGATCCGCAGCGAGGAGCGCACCACCTCGAAGGCGCCGAGATAGGCGACGTCGGTGCTGGTCGCCCGGCACAGCTCGCCCGCCGGCGTGTCGGTGCAGGGGCCGCTGGAGGTCATCCACTGGCGCGGGTTCAGCATGATCTGCTGCATGTCGCCGCCAATGGTGCGCGACAGCGTCGCGGAGGGCAGGCCGGCTCTCGCCCCGCCCGCCGTCTCGTAGAAGAAGGGCGGGTCGATGTCCCAGCCCTGCGGCAGGATCAACGCCAGCCCCGTCACCGGGTCGTGATAGGCGCAGCCCGTCGGGCTGCGGCAGGCCATGCCCTGGCTCTCCCCGGCCAGGGTGCTGCCGCCCGAGGAGCCCGCATCGCCGCGCTGTCCGGGCGGGTTCTGCTCAGCCTCGCCGCCGCCGACCAGCGGGATGACGAAGTCGTTGGGCTGCCCCGGCACGATCTCGACCACGCCGCGGAACTCGGTCTCGCCCGGTCCCATGGTCGAGACCTCGTAGCGGCCCGGCTCGAACTCGCCCTCGCCGACCACCATGTCCGACTGCGGCGCCCAGGCTTCCGGGCTCATGTCCGGGTCGAGCGGCACGGCAGACCAGGACAGCGGCGTCGGCGGAAAGCCGTCCGGCAGGCGGAAGGTGGCGGGCACCATCGGCAGCGGGTCCTGTCCAGGCGCGGCCTGCGTCGCGGCCAGGGCGCGTTCCGCCAGCTCCGCGCTGGTCGTCAGATCGGCATCCTCGTAAGGCACCCCGACGCCGAAGGTGCGGGAGAACAGGATCTCCTTGCGGCTGGCCGACAGGTAGCGCAGTTCGTAAAGGCCGGGCTCGGCGGGTGCCCGCAGGCCCATGCGCCCGTTCTTGTGCAGCGCATAGCCCCAGTCGCCTTCATAGGTTCCGGCAGGATCGCCCGGCCGTGCGATGACGACGCGCTGCTCGACCCGGTCCGGCCCGCGCCAGGTGAAGCGGAACCGCTTGCCCGGCTCCACCGAGCCGATGGGGTCGAACCCGTTGGACGAGGACACCACCTCGATCGCCTGGCGGGCGATGACGCCCTGACCCGCGACGGAGAGGATGAGGTCGTAGTCGCCCGGCTCCGGCGGCGCCTGTTTCGTGAACGGGTTGTTGCCGGTTTTGCCGCTGCCGCCGATCACGCCGTAGGACGGGCTGACATCGGGCTCTGCCTCGCCGCGCCGGGTGAAGCCCGCATAGTCGACGGGCCGCGCCGTTCCCTTGTAGGAGATGCGGTAGGTATGGCCGGCCTCGGCCTTCGGCCCGATGTCGAAGAAGTTTTCCTGAACAGTCGGTTCGGGCTCTGGTTCTGGCATCGGCTCGGCCGCCGCGATCTGGTTGAGCGCATCGGTGAGTTCGGCGCCGGACTGCGGGCGCAGCAGCTGGCCGCCGGTCTGGTCGGGCACGCAGGCGAGCGCATTCGCCTGCTGCTCGCTCAGGCCGAAGCCGACCACATGGGCGCGGATCTTGATGCCTTCCTGCGCCAGCTGGGCGGCGACCGCGCAAGGATCCGCATCGCAGGTCTCCAGCCCGTCGGTGACCAGGATGATGTCGGCCTCCTCGGCCGTCGGCGGGATCTCTCGGGCCGCGATCCGCAGGCTCTCGGAAATCGGCGTCATGCCGCGCGGGTTGATGCGGTTGAGCCGCTGCGACAGGGCGCCGGGGTTCTGGCTGCCCGCGCGGGCGATGATCTCGATGTCGGAGCAGTCGCCGCGCCGGTTGTGGCCATAGGCGATGACGCCGAGCGGGATGGTCGCATCGCGCGTGGCGAAGAACTGCCCCATCACCTCGCGCGCCACCTCGATCTTGGTGATGCCGCCGTCGAGCTGGCCCCACATCGAGCCGGAAGCATCGAGAATGAGGATGGCCGCCTTGCCGGATTGCGGCGTTGTCGGCTGTGGGGGCGATGACTGGGCGTTCGCCTGTGCGGCGGCAAACGCGCAGAGCGTTGCGGCGGCGAGCGCCGCCCGGATGCCGGACTGTGTCATGATCTTCCTCCTCATGCGGCCGCTCAGTCGCGGGCGAGCCTCAGGGCCGGACGCAGGACGTTTTCGGCGCGCGGGATGGCGATGCGGGCCGAAAAGGGTACGGCCTCGTCGGTGGGCAGCTGCCGATAGCTGCCCTCGAGGGTGACCGACCCGTCGACGAGAAACCCCTCGCGCAGGTCGAAGGAGACGGAGCCGCTCTCCACCGTGCCGGTGGCCAGGGTGACGGGCACGTCCGCATCGTTGCGCTGCACCAGCTTGAAGACGCCGAGGAAGGCGCCGTCGGGAGCGCTGCCCAGCCCGTCCTCGCCGACGATGGCGCCCGATGTGGCATCGCTGTCGCCGAGGCGGACCAGCACCATGCACAGCATGGTCAGGGCCGGCGCGTCGTCGAACACCATGCCCTGGACGCCGACGACGAGGCCGCCGCCCTCGTCCGTGCCGTAGAGCCCGCCGCCCGCAAAGCCGGCAGCGATCCCGCCGGCAATCTCGCCCCTGGTGACGGGGGCGTCCGGCTTGGTCTCCACAAAGTTGCGGAACTGCGAGATGTCGAAGCCGGGCGGCGGCATTTCGCAGGCAGCCGGCCCGAGCGTGTCGAACACGAAGTCGGCTTGTGGCGCGACCTGGGGGGCGGGCTGTGCCTGGGCGGCGGTCGCCGCAAGCAGGGCGAGGGCTGCGATGCCGCCGCAGGCAAGACGTGATCTGGAAATCATTTCATGGATCCTTCGGGTGGGATGAAGCGCCCCCGTCTGCGGTCCGGTTCCGACAGTTGCGTCCCTGCTTTGCCAACCTAAAAGGCAAATGCCGGATTGAGCCGGACCAAAAGCGATGTTCGATAGCGATTGCCGCGGCGTTCAGGCCTGCTGCTGCGCTCCGGCCTGCGGTGCAGGCTCGGCGGGCGAGGGGGCCGGCGACCACAACCCGCTCCTCTGCTTGATCGTGTCGAACTTCTTCGAGACCTGCGACAGCTTGGCGTCCCAGGCGGGATCGGGCGTCTGGCCGGCAGTGACCTTGAAGAAGACCTGCATCATGCAGGCGATGGCGAAGGGCTCGATCAGCGCTGCCTTGACCGCCCAGGCGAAGATCAGCGCGAAGACGATGCCGCCGGCCGACCAGGCGCCGGGGATCAGGTAGACCACCGCCGCCGCCGGAGCCAGCATGACGAGGAACACCAGGAACGACAGGCCGTAGACGATGAAGGTCAGCACGGCGGCGTTCTTCATCATCCGCCCGGCATTCTGGCCGTAGAGCACCAGGGCGGTGCGGGCCGAGGCCCAGGGATTGTCGCTGCGGGTGCGGATCGCGTGGGCCAGGATCACCTCGTCGACGAGGCCGATGGCGATGCGCAGGAAGGCGCGCACCAGCCCCATGATCTGCTGGACGCCGGGAATGGGCAGGAAGGAGGCGATGCCCTGGATCAGCCCGGTCACGGCGGCGAGCACGCCCTTGATCAGCTGGTCGATGGCGAAGAGCACGCTCGCCTCGGCGAAGCGGGCCGTCACCACCTGCCGGGCATGGGCGATCTGGCCCTT belongs to Stappia indica and includes:
- a CDS encoding NAD(P)/FAD-dependent oxidoreductase encodes the protein MSDALSADFKPEPYWWEDVPRHAAAEHPLPDEADVVVVGSGYAGLSCAIELARQGRSVTVLEARSLGFGASSRSVGMIGGRLRQSFPVLSKRFGSAKARDLLEETSKAYDWFLNFVPGEGIQCDLRQSGRLICAWTEKDLAGIRRQSETLATFDIRSQVLGKAELREHVRTPLYHGALLLPDDGGVHPARYHEGLLAAAARHGVALIAHTPVVGIDRTGPRFVVRTARGHIAAATVVLATNAYTDAAFSWFRKRVIPVGSHMMSTQPLEASVLDALLPTESLVNDTRSLAYAIRKSPDGRRLLVGGRALSRNSFDARHVAMRLMAILREVLPDLPPLQASHAWEGNVAFTMDRVPHIGVHDGVHYVTGCNGSGVVMASYLGTRIAKLASGDDTPSAFNGNAFKAPPFYRGNAWFMPVIATAMGVDDRLRALLNR
- a CDS encoding DUF1028 domain-containing protein; the encoded protein is MTFSLIARDEATGMFGIGITTSSIAVGNRCPWARARVGAVTSQHRSDIRLGPKGLDLLEQGLSAEETVKRLIDESEFPDQRQVAAIDRNGGTAFYCGPKIPSINSGYQGRNCVSTGNVIANADVPKAMVKAYEASLDLEFAERLLAAIDAGLAAGGETQPLYSAALLIVDEQDWPLVDLRVDYEASPEKKLRALWETYKPQTQHFITQVLRPNDVKPSVRATEPS
- a CDS encoding ABC transporter permease; this translates as MLRYALQRLLLAVPVTLGVLVIGFILLNLVPSDPATVRAGPAASAEVIAQIRTEMGLDRPLWEQFLRYVGNVLTGDLGTSLVNNMSVAEELSRAFGATLELVVLCLVWALPTAILLGVFAASRRGTIWDRVIMGGSVAGVSLPVFLIGMILLWVFGYKLQLLPFTGRGGPLWTLDGFRHAVLPSVCLGLIFIGPVARMTRTSMLETLKADHVRTARAKGLSERVVTFRHGLRNALIPVTTLVGLQIGYLLGGAIVTETIFSWPGVGRLAVGAIVANDIPVAQGAIIALSLGFIAMNLIVDLLYAVLDPRVQAK
- a CDS encoding ABC transporter permease, which encodes MVSLGRDPVSCIALAMLSALFLGALLAPWIAPYDPLAIDMMKVLKAPSFEHLFGTDGQGRDIFSRSLYGLRVTILLGFSAVFVGGTVGTVIGLVAGFYPKSDTILMRLMDVILSFPAILFGLAIAAIIGSGTTAVVIALSVSTTPLVARIARGAALMALAHDYVSSGRAIGLNDWALLWRYVLPNCISTIVVFLTLRLGQAILLGASLSFLGLGTQPPQPELGTMAAQGIGFFFFAPHVTLIPSFVIFFLVLSMNILGDSLRDILDPRLRS
- a CDS encoding ABC transporter ATP-binding protein yields the protein MTNHADIPAAAAAAGPVLDIRDFTIELATGKMISPIVEGASFQVHEGRTLGIVGESGCGKSMLSLGIMKLIPTPPAKIAGGQVLLDGSDLVPLSDKQMEQVRGNRISMIFQEPMTSLNPVYTVGYQIGEALRAHSSLGSAAARRKAVELLRKVGIPNPEKRVDEYPHSLSGGMRQRVMIAIALACEPRVLIADEPTTALDVTIQAQILDLMRSLKTESGTAIMLISHDLGVIAEMADDVIVMYAGRIIEQAPVHSLFAAPSHPYTQGLLASIPAVEGEQHRLQPVPGTVPPPHDRPKGCAFHPRCRFSDDKCRAERPPLEEKRAGHKVACWNAGPGASA
- a CDS encoding ABC transporter ATP-binding protein — encoded protein: MTKQNETPLLEVRNLTKHFNVGGRGLFRRDTQTVKALDDVSFTVGKGKTFAIVGESGCGKSTLGRSLLRLEQPTAGEVRLDGLDVTTASAATLRAMRRKMQIVFQDPFSSLHPKMTAGQLVAEPMLLHRIATRKDVRERVARLFDLVGLAPYQMDRYPHQFSGGQRQRIAIARALAVDPSLIVCDEPVSALDVSIQAQIINLLTDLQEKLGVSYVFISHDLGVVRYISHEIAVMYLGRIIEQGPKDELFASPKHPYTKALLSAVPRPDPSYRSRRIVLKGDLPNPLDPPPGCSFSSRCAHVREMCREVGPELETVSPQHRAACHFWREV
- a CDS encoding vWA domain-containing protein, coding for MTQSGIRAALAAATLCAFAAAQANAQSSPPQPTTPQSGKAAILILDASGSMWGQLDGGITKIEVAREVMGQFFATRDATIPLGVIAYGHNRRGDCSDIEIIARAGSQNPGALSQRLNRINPRGMTPISESLRIAAREIPPTAEEADIILVTDGLETCDADPCAVAAQLAQEGIKIRAHVVGFGLSEQQANALACVPDQTGGQLLRPQSGAELTDALNQIAAAEPMPEPEPEPTVQENFFDIGPKAEAGHTYRISYKGTARPVDYAGFTRRGEAEPDVSPSYGVIGGSGKTGNNPFTKQAPPEPGDYDLILSVAGQGVIARQAIEVVSSSNGFDPIGSVEPGKRFRFTWRGPDRVEQRVVIARPGDPAGTYEGDWGYALHKNGRMGLRAPAEPGLYELRYLSASRKEILFSRTFGVGVPYEDADLTTSAELAERALAATQAAPGQDPLPMVPATFRLPDGFPPTPLSWSAVPLDPDMSPEAWAPQSDMVVGEGEFEPGRYEVSTMGPGETEFRGVVEIVPGQPNDFVIPLVGGGEAEQNPPGQRGDAGSSGGSTLAGESQGMACRSPTGCAYHDPVTGLALILPQGWDIDPPFFYETAGGARAGLPSATLSRTIGGDMQQIMLNPRQWMTSSGPCTDTPAGELCRATSTDVAYLGAFEVVRSSLRIAAASAAPDPSAAPRSTASAAGAGASAGAGASAGAGTGSSRGGDIQPRNGRWTVTLGRTVVEGCPAMIAEQIRGAGLERRSGTREMTFSDPFHPGPLMADAPMQVGWSRTGPGSWQATLVGQSMGPTGQIDVRLELTVVSETELHEVNHFSMQLPAPLMAALGGGGSGACTSRTGATWTWQG